A single region of the Lates calcarifer isolate ASB-BC8 linkage group LG16_LG22, TLL_Latcal_v3, whole genome shotgun sequence genome encodes:
- the myofl gene encoding myoferlin isoform X2: MLRVIVESASGIPKKKLGNPDPIAAVVFRGEKKKTKAIDNELNPVWNEVLEFDLKGSPLDASSFINVVVKDYETIGKDKFIGSTKISLRDLASGQVKSLPSKNLPLINEKQQAVGATINLVIGYEPPANTTPNLNEQPDGNMSHVDAEGSDEGDEGEADMDGGVQGGSPGAPTSPNQPGKPGHKPVRLSRKRHRALANKPQDFQIRVRVIEGRQLPGNNIKPVVKVHACGQTHRTRIRRGNNPFFDEMFFYNVNMLPSELFDESIGLRVYDSFSLRADSLMGEFKLDVGYVYDEPGHAIMRKWLLLSDPDDSSSGARGYLKVSIFVMGTGDEPPSERREISEEQDDIESNLLVPAGVTMRWATLSLKVYRAEDMPQMDDAFVQSVKQVFGGEGDRKNLVDPYLEVSFAGKKLCTKIIEKNANPEWNQLLNLQVKFPSMCECIKLTMYDWDRISKDDAIGTTFLNLSKMSSSGGEIEDTRAEIYNTVSELSTPASEVGFLPAFGPCYVNLYGSPREFTGLPDPYEELNFGKGEGVAYRGRVLVELSTQLDGKIDKNIDDISSDDILVAQKYQRRRKYSLCAVFHSACMLQEPGEPIQFEVSIGNYGNKLDSTCKPLASTTQYSFAVFDGNHYYYLPWADTKPVVILTSYWEDISHRLDSVNVLLSIADRLESHLTSLKTAILAKVSETRLAEIWLKLINHLIEDLSSVQLPVLESQPNVTALDLQMKNFHDAAIDGIRQMATHMREEATDVKATVGDIEDWLDRIKQLTEEPQNSMPDVIIWMLKREKRVAYARVPANQILFSNFSEQACGKHCGRTQTIFMQYPMDKNKGVKIPVQLRVNMWFGLSAHEKKFNSFSEGNFSVYAEMYENQAQVFGKWGTTGLVGRHKFSDVTGKVKLKQERFLPPRGWEWEGDWFVDPQRCLLTEADAGHTEFTDEVFQNETRFPGGEWKPAAEPYTDVNGEKAPSPAEFECPVGWVWEDEWSFDSNKAVDERGWEYGVTIPPDDKPKSWVAAEKMYHVHRRKRLIRPRRKISDKAAVAERRELGEGWEYSSLIGWKFHRKERSSDTFRRRCWRRKMVPSDCIGASAIFGLEGALGVDVDEKASKTGAAKVFGANTPTVSCHFSRSYIYHLRVYVYQARNLCAMDKDSFSDPYAHVSFLHVSKTTEVIRATLNPTWDQTLIFEDIEIYGDPQTIVHNPPDVVLELYDSDQVGKDEPMGRCTCPPVVKLNPSMDITPKLLWFPITRKGRSAGEALLAAELLLKDKANDGDLPLVPPRRGERLYMVPQGIRPVVQLTAIEVLTWGLRNMKTYQLATVSSPSLIVECGGEIVQTAVIKNFKKNPNFPGSVLLLKVLLPKEEMYTPPIVLKVIDHRPFGRKPVVGQCTIDCLDEFRCDPYRINNEVCMSARMAMIAAAQGDVVIDIEERPIVKSELEAEKEVEAVDWWSKFFASVGEQEKCRPYLKKGYDTLQVFNCELEEVEEFQGLTDFCSTFKLQRGKNEDEEEDPSVVGEFKGSFKIYPLPDDPGVPAPPRQFRELPESGPQECLVRIYIVRGIDLQPKDTNGMCDPYIKITLGRKTLDDRDNYRPNTLNPEFGRMFELSCFLPQDKDLKIAVYDYDLLSRDEKVGETVIDLENRLLSRFRSCCGLPQTYCVSGINQWRDQLKPTQILQNVAKVRGVPPPRIEGDGSSLTFSGKQYNLCDFEANTVIHPHLGPDRERLALHVLRTLGLVPEHVETRTLCSSHQPNLSQGQIQMWVDIFPKSLGLPGPPCDITPRKAKKYFLRAIIWNTTDVTLDETSITGENMSDIYVKGWMPGMEEDKQKTDVHYRSLDGDGNFNWRFIFGFDYLPAEQLCVISKKEHFWNLDKTEFRTPPKLTIQIWDNDKFSLDDYLGSVELDLLTLIPPAKTPEKCSLKMLPGMGGSASSKKPPPNSLFSQKSVRGWWPCAIEQDGKHVLGGKVEMTLEIVEEKEMEERPAGKGRDEPNMNPKLDPPNRPDTSFFWFTNPCKTMKFIVWRRFKWIFIGVIILLLVLLFLGILFYSLPNYISMKIVKPFS; the protein is encoded by the exons gtgaaaagaagaaaaccaaagCGATTGACAATGAGTTGAATCCTGTTTGGAATGAA GTGCTTGAATTTGATCTGAAAGGCTCTCCCTTGGATGCATCCTCATTTATCAATGTGGTGGTGAAAGACTATGAAACAATCGGCAAAGATAA ATTTATTGGCTCAACAAAAATCTCTCTGAGAGACTTGGCCAGTGGCCAAGTGAAATCCCTCCCATCCAAGAATTTGCCTTTGATCAACGAGAAGCAACAGGCTGTTGGG GCAACCATTAATTTAGTCATCGGATATGAGCCACCTGCCAATACCACTCCAAACCTAAATGAGCAGCCTGATGGAAACATGTCTCATGTGGATGCAG AAGGCAGTGATGAGGGTGATGAGGGGGAGGCAGACATGGACGGAGGAGTTCAGGGTGGGAGTCCAGGAGCTCCCACTTCGCCCAACCAGCCTGGGAAACCCGGCCACAAACCGGTCCGTCTCAGCCGTAAGAGACATAGAGCCCTTGCCAATAAGCCTCAGGACTTCCAG ATCCGTGTTCGGGTTATCGAGGGTCGACAGCTACCTGGCAACAACATCAAGCCAGTGGTGAAGGTACACGCATGCGGACAGACGCACAGGACTAGAATAAGAAGAGGAAATAACCCATTCTTTGATGAG ATGTTTTTctacaatgttaacatgcttcCCTCAGAGCTGTTTGACGAGAGCATCGGTCTTCGG GTTTATGACTCCTTCTCCCTCAGAGCTGACAGTCTAATGGGGGAGTTCAAG TTGGATGTTGGCTACGTCTATGATGAACCAG GTCATGCCATAATGAGGAAGTGGCTCCTCCTGAGCGATCCTGATGACTCCAGCTCAGGGGCCAGGGGTTACCTTAAAGTCAGCATATTTGTTATGGGCACTGGAGATGAGCCGCCG tctGAAAGGAGAGAGATAAGTGAGGAGCAGGATGACATAGAAAGCAATCTTTTGGTGCCAGCTGGGGTCACAATGCGATGGGCCACTCTGAGCCTTAAAGTCTACCGTGCTGAGGATATGCCACAGA TGGATGATGCCTTTGTTCAGTCGGTAAAGCAAGTCTTTGGAGGGGAAGGAGACCGGAAAAACTTGGTGGATCCATATTTGGAAGTCAGCTTTGCTGGGAAGAAG cTGTGTACCAAAATCATTGAGAAAAATGCAAATCCAGAGTGGAATCAACTCCTCAATCTCCAAGTCAAG TTCCCGTCCATGTGTGAGTGCATAAAGCTGACTATGTATGACTG GGATCGTATAAGCAAAGACGATGCTATAGGAACAACATTTCTGAATCTGAGCAAAATGTCCTCCTCTGGTGGAGAGATTGAAG ACACACGGGCTGAAATTTACAACACAGTGTCTGAAT tgagCACACCAGCATCAGAGGTTGGTTTTCTCCCAGCTTTTGGGCCTTGCTATGTCAACCTGTATGGTAGCCCAAGAGAATTCACTGGCCTGCCTGACCCATATGAGGAACTCAACTTTGGCAAG GGTGAAGGGGTTGCATACAGGGGTAGGGTCCTTGTTGAGCTGTCCACTCAGCTGGATGGAAAGATTGACAAAAATATTGATGACATCTCCAGTGATGACATCTTGGTGGCACAG AAATACCAGCGGAGGAGGAAGTACTCTCTGTGCGCTGTATTCCACAGTGCATGCATGCTCCAAGAGCCTGGCGAGCCGATTCAGTTTGAAGTCAGCATTGGTAACTATGGCAACAAGCTGGACTCCACCTGCAAGCCCCTGGCGTCCACCACCCAGTACAGCTTTGCTGTGTTTGATG GTAATCACTACTATTACCTGCCCTGGGCCGACACCAAGCCTGTAGTGATTCTCACTTCATACTGGGAGGATATCAGCCACCGTCTGGACTCTGTCAATGTTCTTCTCTCCATTGCTGACAGACTG gAGTCCCACCTGACGTCTTTAAAAACAGCCATCTTAGCCAAAGTGTCTGAGACACGCCTGGCAGAGATTTGGCTCAAACTCATCAACCACCTGATTGAGGATCTTAGCAG TGTCCAGCTTCCAGTGCTGGAGAGCCAGCCCAACGTGACTGCACTGGACCTCCAAATGAAAAACTTCCATGATGCCGCCATAGATGGTATCAGGCAGATGGCCACTCACATGAGAGAGGAGGCCACAGATGTTAAGGCTACTGTCGGTGACATTGAAGACTGGTTGGACAGAATCAAGCAGCTGACAGAAGAG CCTCAGAACAGCATGCCAGATGTGATCATCTGGATGTTGAAAAGAGAGAAGCGGGTGGCGTATGCCCGAGTCCCAGCCAACCAGATCCTGTTCTCTAACTTCAGCGAACAGGCCTGTGGCAAACACTGCGGAAGGACCCAGACCATTTTCATGCAG TACCCcatggacaaaaacaaaggcGTGAAGATCCCTGTTCAACTGCGGGTCAACATGTGGTTCGGTCTCTCTGCCCATGAGAAGAAGTTTAACAGCTTTTCAGAGGGGAACTTCAGCGTGTATGCTGAAATG tatgAGAACCAGGCTCAGGTGTTTGGAAAGTGGGGGACCACCGGACTGGTCGGTCGCCATAAGTTCTCAGATGTGACTGGAAAAGTGAAACTCAAACAAGAACGCTTTCTGCCACCACGTGGATGGGAATGGGAGGGAGACTGGTTTGTTGACCCTCAGCGAtg CCTGTTAACAGAAGCAGATGCGGGCCACACCGAGTTTACAGATGAAGTTTTTCAGAATGAAACACGTTTTCCTGGTGGAGAGTGGAAGCCTGCTGCAGAACCCTATACAGACGTG AATGGAGAAAAGGCTCCGAGCCCTGCAGAGTTTGAGTGTCCTGTTGGATGGGTATGGGAGGATGAGTGGAGCTTTGACAGCAACAAAGCTGTAGATGAGAGAG GCTGGGAATACGGGGTTACCATTCCTCCTGACGACAAGCCCAAATCCTGGGTCGCAGCAGAGAAGATGTACCATGTCCATCGCAGGAAGAGACTCATAAGACCGAGAAGGAAGATATCTGACAAAGCGGCCGTTGCTGAG CGACGAGAACTGGGAGAGGGCTGGGAATACTCTTCCCTGATTGGCTGGAAATTCCACAGAAAGGAGCGCTCCTCTGACACGTTCCGCCGCcgctgctggaggagaaagatggtCCCATCGGACTGCATTGGGGCCTCTGCCATCTTCGGACTGGAAGGGGCATTA GGTGTTGATGTTGATGAGAAGGCCAGCAAAACGGGTGCAGCCAAAGTATTTGGTGCCAACACACCCACTGTTTCCTGCCACTTTAGCC GGTCTTACATTTACCACCTGAGGGTGTATGTGTATCAGGCGAGGAATCTCTGTGCCATGGACAAAGACAGCTTCTCGG ATCCCTATGCTCATGTGTCATTCCTACATGTGAGTAAGACCACAGAAGTCATAAGGGCCACTCTGAACCCCACATGGGATCAGACTCTCATATTTGAGGACATTGAAATCTACGGAGATCCACAGACAATTGTCCACAACCCCCCTGATGTGGTTCTGGAGCTGTATGACAGCGATCAAGTG GGTAAAGATGAGCCCATGGGTCGCTGTACATGCCCCCCTGTGGTAAAACTGAACCCCAGCATGGATATCACCCCTAAGCTCCTATGGTTCCCAATCACCAGGAAGGGTCGCAGTGCTGGGGAGGCACTGCTTGCTGCTGAGCTCCTACTTAAGGACAAG GCGAATGACGGAGATCTGCCCCTGGTTCCTCCTCGGCGTGGGGAGAGGCTCTACATGGTTCCCCAGGGAATCAGACCTGTGGTGCAACTCACTGCGATTGAG GTCTTGACTTGGGGTTTGAGGAACATGAAGACCTACCAGTTGGCCACAGTTTCCTCTCCCAGTTTGATAGTGGAATGTGGTGGTGAGATTGTTCAAACTGCTGTAATCAAGAACTTCAAAAAGAACCCAAACTTCCCCGGATCTGTGCTGCTACTCAAAGTG CTTCTTCCCAAAGAGGAAATGTACACCCCTCCCATTGTGCTGAAAGTAATCGACCACCGTCCCTTCGGTAGGAAACCTGTCGTGGGTCAGTGCACCATCGACTGCCTGGATGAGTTCCGCTGCGATCCGTATCGCATTAACAATGAAGTCTGCATGTCTGCCAGAa TGGCAATGATAGCTGCTGCCCAGGGAGATGTTGTCATAGACATTGAGGAGAGACCCATTGTGAAAAGCGAG CTTGAAGCAGAGAAG GAGGTGGAGGCAGTAGACTGGTGGAGTAAGTTCTTTGCCTCTGTTGGGGAGCAGGAGAAGTGCAGGCCCTACTTGAAAAAGGGATACGACACATTACAG GTATTTAACTGTGAACTAGAAGAGGTTGAAGAGTTCCAGGGACTCACTGATTTCTGCAGCACTTTTAAACTTCAGCGCGGAAAGaatgaagatgaggaagaggatcCCTCTGTGGTTGGAGAGTTCAAG GGATCATTCAAGATTTACCCACTGCCTGATGACCCAGGGGTGCCAGCTCCACCTCGCCAGTTCAGAGAGCTTCCTGAGAGCGGACCTCAGGAGTGCCTGGTCAGAATATACATTGTCCGAGGTATTGATTTGCAGCCTAAGGACACAAATGGCATG TGTGACCCATACATTAAGATTACTCTGGGGAGGAAAACACTGGATGACAGAGATAACTACAGACCCAACACCCTTAATCCAGAGTTTGGGAG GATGTTTGAGCTGTCCTGCTTCCTGCCTCAAGACAAGGACCTGAAGATTGCTGTGTATGACTATGACCTACTGAGCAGAGATGAAAAAGTGGGTGAGACAGTCATCGATTTGGAGAACAGACTCCTGTCTCGTTTCAGGTCCTGCTGTGGCCTGCCACAGACTTACTGTGT GTCAGGGATCAACCAGTGGAGAGACCAGCTGAAACCTACTCAGATCCTCCAGAATGTGGCCAAAGTGAGGGGTGTTCCTCCTCCACGCATAGAGGGAGACGGCAGCTCACTGACTTTCTCAGGGAAACAATACAACCTGTGTGATTTTG AGGCAAACACTGTGATCCACCCGCACTTGGGCCCAGACAGAGAAAGGCTGGCCCTGCATGTCCTCAGAACCCTGGGCTTGGTACCAGAGCACGTGGAGACCAGAACCCTGTGTAGCTCCCACCAACCCAACCTGTCCCAG GGACAAATTCAAATGTGGGTAGACATTTTCCCCAAGAGCCTCGGTTTGCCAGGGCCTCCATGTGACATCACTCCACGCAAAGCCAAGAA ATACTTCTTGCGGGCCATCATTTGGAACACAACTGATGTCACTCTGGACGAAACAAGCATCACTGGGGAAAACATGAGTGACATCTATGTTAAAGG ATGGATGCCAGGAATGGAGGAGGACAAGCAGAAGACAGATGTCCATTACAGATCCTTGGATGGTGATGGAAATTTCAACTGGAGGTTCATCTTTGGGTTCGACTATCTGCCTGCAGAACAGCTGTGTGTCATCTCGAAGAAA GAGCACTTTTGGAATCTGGACAAAACTGAATTCAGGACTCCTCCTAAACTGACCATCCAGATATGGGACAATGACAAATTCTCCCTGGATGACTACTTAG GTTCAGTTGAGCTGGACCTACTCACTCTGATCCCCCCTGCTAAGACCCCAGAGAAATGCAGCCTGAAGATGTTGCCAGGGATGGGGGGCTCAGCCTCCTCCAAAAAACCACCACCCAACTCACTCTTCTCCCAGAAGTCTGTACGAGGCTGGTGGCCATGTGCGATCGAGCAGGATGGGAAACACGTGCTTGGT GGCAAAGTAGAGATGACCTTGGAAAtagtggaggagaaggagatggaggagagaccTGCTGGGAAGGGCAGAGATGAGCCCAACATGAATCCCAAACTGGACCCACCCAA CCGTCCTGACACGTCATTCTTCTGGTTTACAAACCCTTGCAAGACCATGAAGTTCATAGTTTGGCGCAGATTCAAATGGATTTTCATTGGAGTGATTATTCTTCTGCTGGTGTTGTTGTTCCTCGGGATCCTGTTCTACTCCCTACCT AATTACATCTCAATGAAGATTGTGAAGCCTTTCTCCTAA